A region of the Sphaerodactylus townsendi isolate TG3544 linkage group LG15, MPM_Stown_v2.3, whole genome shotgun sequence genome:
tccccactcctccgcctgagtgtcagaggcttatctggtgaaccagatgtgttcccgcactcctacattcctgctgggtgaccttggcctagtcacagttctcgctgaactctctccgccccacctgcctcaccaggtgtctgttgtggggagaggaagggaaaggagcttgtcagccaccttgagtctccttacaggaaagaaaggtggggtataaatccaaactcctcttcttctaagtgtGGACAGCACGTGACGAAAGTTTGAGAGATGTGTTTGACCTGAATAGTTCATATGAACATTCCATAAAGGAGTAGTGTTGTGTGAAGGTACTCATTGCAGCTTCCACCCAACATTTGGTCTGTTTGCTGTGGATGGCTAGACGGGCAAAACGAACACATATTTTACCCAGACTCTGATCCCTGGGTGTAAcgattgtgtgtgtgcataaaggCGTTTGGCGTTTGTTTTCCACATAGTGGCCAGAGACTCCTTTCCTTGGAATTCATAATAAGTTGTGATTgtgtgagaaaggtgggggtataaatccaaactcttcttcttcttcttcttctaaagtattctgttaaaaattattattaaaccaactcttccccccaccccacacttatCTAGTATGGCTGCTGCAGTCTTGTCAAAGATCCTGTTTGTGACTCTTGCAGGGACCAGAATTTCTTGTGTTTGAAAGGGGCTGCCTTCCTTCACTCCCGCTGATGGGGCAGGACTTCGTCACTCCTGTTAATGCCACCAAAGGCTCGTGTTTATATAGCTTAAGCACcattcctaattttttttcctcaccGGATCCCACAGAGCCACCTGTCGCTCGCTCATGCGGCTGAAGCCAGTGGTCAGCAATTTCCCGTCGTTCACCACAACAGCCCGGACAGGACGTGATCCCTCATGAGGACGAGGCAGTTCCTGTTGATGAGACGTGGAAACAGAGGGCATCAGAAGCAGCGTGGATAAGAGCCACACCTGTTCCATCTAGGCTCACAGCTCTGACATTCTCatgccctggagcagcagtggcacagtggttaagagcaggtgaactctaacctgggtttgattccctgctctgccacttgagctgtggaggcttatctggggaaccagattagcttgtgcactccaacacgtgccagctgggtgacctggggcgagtcacagctcttcggagttctctcagttccacccacctcatagggtgtttgttgtggggaggggaaaggagattgtcagcccctttgaatctccttacaggagagaaaggcgggatataaatccaaactcttcttcttcttctaggtcttTGAGCTGATTCAACAAGACAACTGTttgtatatatcagtgatggcgaaccttttagagatcgAGTGccggggcagagggagggggaactacacccggggcacgtgtgtgccctgcgcctctgccacgcccccatccagtcctggaatgcccccaccacgcccccggaacaccctcaccatgcccctgcaggggtgcacACCTGATGCATCACGCGCACCCCCGTCCTCTTGTTGCTACATCTCtgcgagtgcccaaactggagcGATGGCGcatgtacccacagagagggctctgagtgctctctctggcacacgtgccacaggttcgccacctctggtaTATATCCTTCCATTCTCccaactcacaggtgtcaaactcatggccctccagatgttcatgaactataattcccatcagcccttgccggtatagccaatgctcatgttggtagggactgatgggaattgtagttcatgaacatctggagggccgtgagtttgacacccctgtcccaACTAGTCCaaatctgcaccccctggcaCTGCCAGATCAAGCGTGCTAATTTCACTTACATTGGCAACTTTACCCCCTGCCCGTGGGTCAAACAGTCGGACCCGTTTGTCCCGGCAGGCCGTGCAGAGCAGGGATCCGTCCCGGTTCCAAACCGAGCTGTAGATGGCATCCGGGTGCAGGTTGTCCAACGTGACGGACGCCTGCCCGACTCCCACGTCCCAGACGGTCACTGCATTATCGCAACCTGTTGAGAGAGCGAGGTCACAGAGACGAATGAAGGTGGCTTGAAAATGAATAGACCTGAGAGAAGAGTTCGGCTGGATTCGGCTCACAGTCGCCCGCTGTGCCTGCCGGCGGATTACCTGTGCTGAGCAGAAGGTTCTGGGCGGTCGGGTGCCAGGCGACAATGCCCACCCGTTTGGAATGGCCTTCGAGGGTCACCAGGGGTTCGTTCAAAGGCCGCACGAGGCCGGTTTCGGGCACTGCCCACACCTGGAAGCGAGAAGGGACAACATAAAGGGCAGACGTGGCAGGACAGCCAAGGGATTTTATCCCACCCAGTAATGCTTTGCTTCCTGGCAGAACTACAACCGACCCCTGCGGCAGATGGGGGACAAATTTTGGAAGATGAATTGGAGAGCATCTCATGGAGTGTTGCAGAGGATACTGGGATGCACCACTTGGATCGCACCCTCCTGCCCTCAGCAGCATTGTGATGGATTGCAGAGCATGCCtctcagggcgattccgcacacgagtaaaataggttcgacccagttccctaagaagggtactgacctaggtcgaagccattgttgttccccactgcaaccagcttaatcccagctcggagggcggaatcatcctgtgcctctttgccactccgttccgattggctgctgttctacggccatgttccgtctatccccacacacgttatttaaaaaaactgccacaggaatggagggacgaaggtggcgttttgcgattggccagctgtacgcatgcccgaaacactcagctgtgattggctgaatgggggactcctggcaccagagattccgcattttactggaatcgagctgagttcgagcgtggttccctgaaaaagtagtagttcccaactggaatcagaaatttgaccgttacacggggcgaagctggtacaaaaccacgtcgatcccagtggttgtgtggagcacttaggtcaaacgcagctcgaactttggtcgataacgcaagtgcggaatcgacctcagtcTGTGTactgtagaggttaagagctggtggattctaatctggagaactgggtttgattccccactcctccacctgagtggcagaggcttatctggtgaaccagatttgtttctgcactcctgctgggtgaccttaggctagtcacagttctctttgaactctctgagccccacctgcctcacaagatgtctgttgtggggagaggaagggaaaggagcttgtaggcccccttgagtctccttacaggagacaaaggtagggtataaatccaaattcttcttcttctgtgatgtGCAGGGGGTTGGGTCAGAAAACTGCCTGAGAGCAGCCCTTTTCAGACTGTAAGTTGTCTCTCCCTGAGCAATGTTTCGCCTTTCAGTTTCAGTAAGATCTCCTGTTGGAAACCTGCTGTCCCTGGTAGTTTCCGTCCCTTCCTGATCTAATGACCCCATCCTTTTCTGACCTCTGTCTTATTGCCTTGTGTTCTTCTCGGCTGCCTCTACTTCTCTAAGGCCAGATATGTCTCACATAAGCCACACCCACTTTGCTCCAAGCCACaccttctcctctccccacaactgatgtcacttcactctgctcttccccttttcctcacTCACCATAACGCTGCAGTCCTCGGATGCACTGGCAATGACGTTGTCGTTGTGGGGGCACCACTCCACGTCCAGCACAGGGGCCGTGTGCCCCGAGACAACGGGGTAGGACTTATCCAGGCGGCCAGtctgcaagaggaggaggagggagagaaaagtacACCTTTCAAGAAGTGTGCAACTTTTTTGCAGGACCCAGAACTCACCCCTAGCCTGAAGGTGCGGATTTATtcaacctctttttttaaaaacggtCCTTGCTTTACACAGCAGAGCTGAGAAACTCTTGCAAATTAGCTAGGGTGACCCCTCCTGGCCACAATGAAGAAGCGCAAGGAATGCCACAAAGTAAACGGTTGTCCAAGCTTAAAGGTACGGAAatattctctctcttctctctcaacTCTCTACTTCATACACACAAGCAGCCAGAAGAAACAGCAAGATCTGGGTCCAGTCGCACCTTAAAATCCAGCAAGATTTTCATCAGATGCCTTTTGACCTTGACTCTCGCAAGCAGAAATCTTTCTGGTCTCTAAGAAAGTGCTCAACTTAAAACTagttcttctgctgcagaccaatacGGCGGCTATCTGAAGCTGGAAGGGAGAATTCTGGATCTTGGCTCTCCCATTACTTcccagggccgtggtggcgaacctttggcactccagatgttatgactacaattcccatcagcccctaccagcatagccaattggccatgctggcaggggctggtgggaattgtagtccataacacctggagtgccaaaggtttgccaccactgtgggGCATCATGGGCAGAGTACCCACCACTCCTTGGCAAACTCCTAGTGCCTTTGCTAGCTTGcgaggggcgtactgcccaggggtaCACGGGATCAAATGTCCCAGGGCTATGACCATTTAGTCatgtagggggtggaaaatcctcCATACCCCCAAGTCCATACACTGCGATGGTGACTTcaagatgacctggtgcaaaaaaacgttgtttggtcatggtgggggagggcggctgcccatgcaagggtggggcggaaaactcagcttttgcaccaggctacattttccctagatacgcctctgcacgcTGCAAAACAAAAATTTTGGCGGGTCATGTGCATGGCCAGATTGAAGCATAATTTAGGAAGGAATCATCTTTGCTGCAATCTATCTTGTTTGGGGCCTCTGTTTTCTTCTAGATTGAGGTTTCTcaatcatggtgggggagagcagcagtggtgtaggaggttaagagctcgtgtatctaatctggaggaaccgggtttgattcccagctctgccgcctgagctgtggaggcttatctggggaattcagattagcctgtacactcccacacacgccagctgggtgaccttgggctagtcacagcttctcggagctctctcagccccacctacctcacagggtgtttgttgtgaggggggaagggcaaggagattgtaagcccctttgagtctgctgcaggagagaaaggggggatataaattcaaactcttcttcttctttttttggaacTGGAATCTCCCCTCCTTTCAAAAACTATTAGCGTTTGCCCATACACAGTCTCACATCTTGAAActccgggaggggggggagtgtCATGTCCCCTCCCAAATAATGTGTGGAAGCCAACAACATTTTCTTAAAAACCAAAGAGAAGAACTCTGCAGCAAAGCTGGGTGCCGGTCCAATTTTTGTGCTCCTCCACACCGGGTGTACCAACAAAGCGCCTGcttttctgccttccttccttccctgccgcACACATGGCTCCTTTGTGTGAGCGCACATGTAACCACCACTTCTCCCTCACCCCCCATCCACAGCACGCTTCTTAAAGTTTAACTCTTGGGTGGCCAGATTCCCAACCAGCCCCTTTCCTGCGCTTTCAGCAGCCTCTCGGTCGGCCGATATTCTTAGTAGGAATATTTATTTTTAGCTGCTCAATTTATAGATTGTTTCCGACTGAGCTGAATCACATGAGGGAGGCCATTGCGTCTGGCTGCAGGCTTCCCGGGTTGATTTCTGCACCCCAAACTATGGTTATGTGCACAGGAGCAAGAGGGGGTTTGGGATACTTGccagggagttggcaaccccagagtATCTGGGGCTGCGGCTGTGACTGACTTACAATCGGCTGCTTCCGTTTCTGCAATCCCAGCCAGGTTTGGGAGATGTCGGGCCTGGGTTTCCTTGATGGTTAAATACAGACCCTCCAAGATTATTTCAAGTCAGGACAATGGAGTGTGGCGGGGGACTGAAGCCCCCTCCCAACGTGTGCTATAACTGCAATCTGAATTATCCGGGGAAAGGGGCACATTTCTAATCTGGGAAATTGCACCGGGGAAACCATGCTCGCTGCACTGTGACCCCAGACTGGACTCCGTGATTGCAACTTTAAGGGGGGAATAGACACAGTGTGGGGTCTGGTCTCCCCCACAAATACAAGTTTAAAGCCACTTCTAGTTGGACAAATGACACAGGTGAGGAGTTATCCCCTCGCTCCTAAATGGCTTTTTAGACCCAAATCCGCAGGCCATCACGGAACAGCAGTAGCCTGTTAGGCggcagtgtgatatagtggtgaTATAATCAGTCTATGATATAGTGCGATATAGTAGTGATATAATCAATCTATGAATGGGAAATTCTGGGTTCTAATCCCTCCCTCATCTGTGAAGCTCCCTTGGGCCACTCTTTCtgcataacctacctcataaggttgttgtaaggataacatagaggggtctgcaacctgtggctctccagatgttcatggactacaattcacatcagcccctgccagcatagccaattggccattgtagtccatgaacatctggagagccacaggttgcagacccctcataTAGAGGAAGGGAACTGTGAGTTCTTTGAAGGAATGGTAGAACTTTAAAAATGGTAGATGTGTAGTCTGGTCGAAGACACGCGAGCACGCATGAAGTCAGGCTCTTCATGTGTCAAGATCAGGGTCTTCTACTCTGCCTGGCAGCTGcgttccagggtctcaggtggacaTCTTTGACATCACATCTTTTACCTGGCCATCTCGGTGATTGAACCTATGATTttccacatgccaagcagattctgCCCCTGagcctcagccccctccccagaaagtcaaagtacagcagtggcgtaggaggttatgagcttgtgtatctaatctggaggaactgggtttgattcccagctctgccgcctgagctgtggaggcttctctggggaattcagattagcttgtgcactcccacacacgccagctgggtgaccttgggctggtcacagcttctcggagctctctcagccccacccacctcacagggtgtttgttgtgaggggggaagggcaaggagattgtcagcccctcctgcaggagagaaaggggggatataaatccaaactcttcttcttctacattggcCATCCATGTGCCCCTAAAACACAGTTTCAGGTCcatccttctgcacacacaaactCCCTGCTGCCACGGAGAAATGTGCCATTTTCTGTCACAACCAAGCATTTCCTgtcacctcagcttgtgggttcagcGGGGCAGAACTCGGAAGGAGCTTTGCAACAACtaagttttaaacaaaattgcttagttttccttaacatataacactcatcaagtattaacatttaacgtaacaattcaaggtcctgtttaagtttcgtTTCACGCCTCTCTAATTACAgcctgataatgccaagtccatttcttcctgcaagtgggtggctcatgaagactccagaggcaggggtcttcaaactatggccctccagatgttcaggaacgacaattcccatcagccctgccacttggccatgctggcagagtctgatgggaattgtagtccatgaacatctggagggccatagtttgaagacccctgctccagaggcttggtatacagcaggggtctgcaacctgtggctctccagatgttcatggtctacaatggccaattggccctgctggcaggggctgatgggaattgtagtccatgaacgtctggagagccacaggttgagatgatgaaggtccccaaaagaactctcaccaattacacacacagtGCCCTGAAACAAGGTGTGAAGAGcttatatcaggggtcttcaaactatggtcctccagatgttcatagagtacaattcccatgagccctactgcttggccatgctgatgggagttgtagtccatgaacatctggagggccatagtttgaagacccctggcttataatgatctatcaaggtcccagcccggttgccttgcttcctccaacttcatgagttctgcagccttctgcttcgttcagtctccacccctttctgggtcatcccattcttaacatagggttCACACTTGGCTCTTGACCGCCGTCTTCTGAACTGGGCCCTGGTTGACCCGCAGAAGACCACTCGTCCCCGCTGGATGGGGGAACGGAATTGCCCTAGATGGGCCAAAGCTCACACGGctgctgtttctcctctctcctcttcccctcccctcctcgtTCGCTTGCTCTGAGGAGTGCGAATCGGCCGCTCCTCACTCCTGGATCTATCACGCTGAAGTCATGAGATGTTAGTATCCCCGGGGGGCAAACCCAGATCCTCGCTGGAGAAAAGAGAAGGCTCCACCCGAGCCTAAACTCAGCCGCTTCTCTCATCTCACCCCCAACCCAACCAGAATCTTCTTTGGGGAATATGATGAAAGAATAACCagctgaccgggggggggggggggcagaagtgaAGTTTGAGATTCCTCAGCCAGTTGAAAGGGCAATGAGGGGTACTTGTGAGAAGCTTGGGAGAGgggactctggccccttccgcacatgcagaataatgcactttcaatccactttgacaattgtttgccagtgggttttgctatttcgcacagctgcaaagtggattgaaagtgcattattctgcatgtgcggaaggggcctctgtgaggtTCTCTTCTGGCTCCTCTGTGAAAGGATGGAGCCTACTAGAGTTCAAGGGGGCGGGgactggaaagggggaaaaggctacaccaggggtctgcaacctgtggctctccagatgttcacagactacaaatcccattggccatgctggcaggggctgctgggaattgtagtccatggacatctggagagccacaggttgcagacccctggcctacaccAAAATACAACTTGCCGGCACTCTTTTGTAGGTGGTTAAAAGGTTGTATGTATCAAGGCCTGAGAAGAGAAGTTGGGACAGACAGATGCAAAGCAAGACTAGAGCTGAAAAATGTACCAACCGCTCTCCCCATTTCCTTCCCCCTCTGCCTGCCCTAAACCCACTTCCCTTTCTCTAGGCCCGGTTTCCGCAGCAGGTTCAAACTTCAGGCCATTTAAGGCAAGAAAAAGTGCCACAGAGCTGTTGCTTCGGCAGTTTCACAACTCCCcggtccctccctcccacccactcaGCCGGCCGCCATTGCTACGCTCCCCTGAATcccgaagtggggggggggggtgccacgccACACAGAACTTACATCTGTGCATGTTGCTGTAgattatggggaggggggaacaaaaCGCACCCCTTTGTGGTGGGAGCCAGGACTGAAGTAATTCAGGAAGTTTTGAGGCGGGCCTCTTTTTTGTGGGGGAGCCAACTTACCTTGGACAACGGCAAGACCAAGAAAGCCCCTCCTCCGCTGGATTCGACGACGATGGCCAGGAATTTGGGATTGACCGAGCAAAAATTCCCATCCCAGGTCATCTGGGAAACACGGATGTCGTCGTAGCACTGGTCGGCCTTGACTGGCTGGCCGTAAACATGGCGGAATTTACTGGACCTCACGACTTTGCGGCTCATGGCTCCTAGCAGAGAGGGGGCAAACAACGACCGTTAGTAGGGAGGTCGGTCCCAAATTGAAAACCGAAAGCTCGCCCTCCTCAGAGCTGCTGATGGGCCTGAAATTTCAGTCAGCCCTCCCGTGCCCCAGACAATATGGGAATACTGTTcgtcccctccccagactcctgtCCAGTTTCTTTGGGACATAATCACAGCTTCAGGGAGCTGCAGACACCAAGGATCTTGACATGAGAGATTTCTCTACGAATTAATCCACATTCGCACCCGCTCTCACTTTCAGGTTAATCCAACACCATCTGTTTTATAGTAAGTGGCAGAGAGTTCCGCAAGCACAGTATAAGCAAACTGCTGAAGGCTTCCCAGCTGgatttaactggctgttgtgggttttccaggctgggcgggtgtggtctggtagtttttgctcctaacatttcacccgcatctgtggctggcatgcatgtcacggtaagatgtgtttctctccacggTACAGTAAGAAAAACccgtcttaccatgacatgcttctgaagatgccagcgggAAAAACATCAggagtgaaaactaccagaccacggccataccgcctgaaaaacccacaacactcagcTTACCCTAAGTGCCTGCATGTTTTGATGAACACTACAGTCCAATCCTAAatctgtttactcagaagtaaatcccacaggAGTCAATGAGACTTTACTTTCCAGTAAATGTGTGTAGAGGGCTGCAGGCTCTCGCCGTTTGGATAGCTCAGGAAAAACAGCCAAGCCACACATTATACCAAATTTTAAGTACTCAACACATTTCTGTCCTTCCGTTCCTCCCAAGGAGCATGGGGCAGGAATGAACAAAGGACGATCCCGTTCGATCCTTGCaaaaccctgcgaggtagatgaAGTTGGCGGAAAACCACTAGGTTCCAAGTATAGCCAATGGGTGAAATCAAAGCCTCAGTCAAGCCGTGCCAAATCAGCCTGCCTCACCCGTCCGCTTCCCAGCCTTTACAATGGAAATTATAACATGACCAGCCTCACGGGATGAAGATCGGGACCAGGTTTGCATGTTAGAAAGTGCCACAGgcataataaaaataattcatggtggaaaccccctcccctctttgaTGTGCAAGCAGGGAGTCCCCcccacatatatatacatactttGCACTGCTTCCCCACCATCCCAAACCATCTCCCCCCAAGATCTCACCTGCAGCCTGTGCATTGGACGTGCCACACAATGAATTGAGGATGAAGCAAGCGGCTCAGAGCTTTTTAACAGGGCCATCGCCCTGGAACTGTCAGAGCTGGGAGGGTTGGTCTCTTAAAGGGCCAGCGCGCAGCAAGTGGCATCTCGTTCCATCTTCCAGCCttcactccacccctgcctctgttTCTTTAATTTTCTCCCCATAATTTTTTCCCACCGTTACCGTTACATATAGTTATAGTTGCCTTCTTGCGCCACCCAGTATTTGGCAGAGAAGCAAGCTTCTGAGCGGCAGGAGTCAATGCTCCTGACCGAAGGAGAGTTCTGCATAGCTCAGGATTTTTCTGCCCAGCCGATAGAACAAGAAACAGTTTGAGATTACCTGGCTGAGCCAAAAAAAAACATCCGCAGGGCTGCAGGTTTCCAGGATGCACAGAGCTCTTCTGCCTGAAGATTTCTGCGGAGAATTTCCACCCTGCCATCAGCATcggttaccaaaaaaaaaaacccccaatataatCTGAAGCACTTTAGAGATTGTTTTACGTTTCTTTAAAAAGTGTACACTTCTCAACTTTTCTGTCCTCTCCTCATCCATTCACCTCCGCGAAGCCTGTTTGCTTTGATTTCATCAGAGCTCACAAAAACAACCCAGATCTTAACCTGGGAACGGCCCAACGTCCACTGAAGTCATCACTCTACTGTCTAGTCCTTCAGGCTGTGAAGATTCTTAGCATGAGTTTACTGTCTGCTATCTGTGAATGGGTCCATCACATGGTTTTGTCTCCAAGTAGTAAGGGATGGATTAGCATCTGAGCTCTGACAAAGGAAGTGCTAAAGGTGATTTTAATGGCTGTGGCTGCTTcctccgcccacccccacccagctccaGCCGATGCACCTGGCAAAACTGGGGATTGCAACTGGGGTGGGCAAAGAGAAAGGGGTTTCTAGCCGCAGACAGCTGAAGTGGAGAGAGCAGGCATAAAAACAGCCTTGAGGGGGTGCCAAAGTTGCTGCCTGGGGGAACATCTGCCTCGTGGCCTTGCAGTTTGACATGCACACTGTCAGCAAGAAAGCAGCTGAGTTTTAAGTAGCATGGGTGAATTTGGCCTTCCAACTGTAAGATCCTcaggtggcgtagtggttaagagctggtggattctaatctgggtttgattccccgctcctcc
Encoded here:
- the CORO1A gene encoding coronin-1A; this translates as MSRKVVRSSKFRHVYGQPVKADQCYDDIRVSQMTWDGNFCSVNPKFLAIVVESSGGGAFLVLPLSKTGRLDKSYPVVSGHTAPVLDVEWCPHNDNVIASASEDCSVMVWAVPETGLVRPLNEPLVTLEGHSKRVGIVAWHPTAQNLLLSTGCDNAVTVWDVGVGQASVTLDNLHPDAIYSSVWNRDGSLLCTACRDKRVRLFDPRAGGKVANELPRPHEGSRPVRAVVVNDGKLLTTGFSRMSERQVALWDPRNPEEPLTLQELDTSSGVLLPYYDPDTNVVYLTGKGDSSIRYFEVTGEAPFVHYLSMFSSKDSQRGGGWMPKRGLDVSKCEIARFYKLHERKCEPIAMTVPRKSDLFQEDLYPDTAGPDSALTAEEWLSGKNGHPILISLKDGYTPQKTREFKVNKTLLEGPKRSQVSQERAQQGGSALEQLSDDLKRLQATISEQERRISELEHLVKK